The genomic region GGAGTTAAACTCCACCACCAATCCCTCCACCAGCACCGCCACCAACTCCTCCTCCAACACCGCCACCTTTGCCACCCCCAAAGCCTCCACCAGCACCTCCACCGGCACCACCTCCACCGCCAACACCACCACCTGCACCACCCCCAATGCCTCCACCAGCACCACCTCCGCCACCAACTCCTCCTCCAACACCACCACCCGCGCCTCCCCCAACGCCTCCACCCGCGCCTCCCCCAACGCCTCCACCAACACCTCCACCTACACCACCTCCTCTTCCACCACCAACTCCGCCTCCAACACCACCCCCGGATCCACCTCCTACACCGCCACCTTTGCCACCACCAAATCCCCCACCAGCACCACCTCCACTTCCACCGCCAACTCCACCTCCGGCACCACCCCCGGATCCACCTCCTACACCGCCACCTTTGCCACCTCCAAAGCCCCCACCAGCACCACCTCCTAAGCCACCACCAGCACCGCCACCTGCACCGCCTCCACCTCCTACACCACCACCAGCACCACCTCCCAAGCCACCACCAGCACCGCCACCTGCACCGCCTCCACCTCCTACACCACCACCAAATCCCCCACCAGCACCAGCACCAGCACCTAAACCACCTCCTAGGCCTTCAGAAAATGTTTCTTTCTCAATCTTACGACACTCAGCTATTGCTAGCACCATTACAAACGTCACAGCAAACAACCCAACAAACTTAGAAAACTTCCCCATGTTTCCCCcaataacaaataaattaagGAGAGATCGATATATAGGAAACGGGAATCGtgaattgtttggtttgataaacTTGGGTAACGAGCATCGAATATTTATAGTGGTGCAAACAAGCATGGAGTACAGTAATGTAGTTCAGGAAGAACacaataacataaatgcatgcaGTTGGATGCTTAAGTTGTGGACTAATTTCTACGAAACGTAG from Pyrus communis chromosome 4, drPyrComm1.1, whole genome shotgun sequence harbors:
- the LOC137732455 gene encoding glycine-rich cell wall structural protein-like; this encodes MGKFSKFVGLFAVTFVMVLAIAECRKIEKETFSEGLGGGLGAGAGAGGGFGGGVGGGGGAGGGAGGGLGGGAGGGVGGGGGAGGGAGGGLGGGAGGGFGGGKGGGVGGGSGGGAGGGVGGGSGGGAGGGFGGGKGGGVGGGSGGGVGGGVGGGRGGGVGGGVGGGVGGGAGGGVGGGAGGGVGGGVGGGGGAGGGIGGGAGGGVGGGGGAGGGAGGGFGGGKGGGVGGGVGGGAGGGIGGGV